The following proteins are encoded in a genomic region of Fusarium oxysporum f. sp. lycopersici 4287 chromosome 1, whole genome shotgun sequence:
- a CDS encoding threonine ammonia-lyase, biosynthetic: MMPSAHDPIVAVPANGAVNGTTNGTNGDSHSRPHTPMTGMALTEYSVNPSTPSEEKRARIKEIVPDEYLLPTGYPDYLRLIASATSRVYEACKVTPLTHAINLSNRLECNVLLKREDEQPVFSFKLRGAYNKMAHLDPKKSWKGVVCCSAGNHAQGVAFSARKLKIPATIVMPEATPSIKHLNVARLGGHVVLHGADFDAAKEECARREVQDGLINIPPFDDPYVIAGQGTIGNELFGQVNMAKVEAIFCGVGGGGLIAGIGLYVKRMAPHVKIIGVEAHDANAMAQSLKAGERVLLKEVGLFADGAAVKIPGEETFRICKEVIDDVVEVTTDEICAAIKDMYDDTRSGLEPAGALSIAGLKKYVSQNPSNDSKRNLIAVTSGANMNFDRLRFVAERATMGEGKEALLAVQIPEQPGAFSELINNIMPHAVTEFTYRYSTDEVANILIGVSLTAPAHQRSEELRSLMDRIQSNNMNVTDLSQDELAKSHIRYLVGGRSGVPNERLYMFTFPERPGALEKFLVTLRPKFNISLFQYRNYGGDVGKIVTGILCPDDEVPELESFLRKIGYPYEDCTNSQVFKTFLRT; this comes from the exons ATGATGCCTTCAGCTCACGATCCCATCGTTGCGGTGCCTGCGAACGGCGCCGTGAACGGCACTACCAATGGCACAAACGGCGACTCTCATTCTCGGCCGCACACGCCGATGACCGGAATGGCGTTGACAGAGTACAGCGTCAATCCGTCTACACCGTCTGAGGAGAAGCGGGCGCGTATTAAGGAGATTGTGCCTGACGAGTATCTCCTTCCTACAGGATACCCAGAT TACCTTCGTCTTATCGCCAGCGCCACATCCCGAGTCTACGAGGCCTGCAAGGTCACTCCCCTCACACACGCTATCAACCTCAGCAACCGACTCGAATGCAATGTCCTCCTCAAGCGTGAAGACGAGCAACCCGTattcagcttcaagctgCGCGGCGCTTACAACAAGATGGCCCATCTCGACCCAAAGAAGAGCTGGAAGGGTGTTGTGTGCTGTTCTGCCGGTAACCACGCCCAGGGTGTCGCTTTTTCGGCACGTAAGCTCAAGATCCCTGCGACCATTGTCATGCCTGAAGCGACTCCTAGTATCAAGCACTTGAATGTTGCTCGTTTGGGCGGCCATGTTGTGTTGCATGGCGCTGATTTCGATGCGGCCAAGGAGGAGTGCGCGAGAAGAGAGGTGCAAGATGGTCTTATCAACATCCCTCCCTTCGACGATCCCTACGTTATCGCTGGTCAGGGAACCATTGGAAATGAATTGTTTGGCCAGGTTAACATGGCCAAGGTGGAGGCTATCTTCTGCGGTGTCGGCGGTGGTGGTCTCATTGCCGGAATTGGTCTGTATGTCAAGCGCATGGCTCCTCACGTCAAGATCATCGGTGTTGAAGCCCACGACGCCAACGCCATGGCGCAGTCGTTGAAGGCGGGAGAGCGGGTATTGCTCAAGGAGGTGGGCCTGTTCGCAGATGGTGCTGCCGTCAAGATTCCTGGAGAAGAGACATTCCGCATCTGCAAGGAGGTTATCGACGACGTTGTTGAAGTGACGACCGACGAGATCTGCGCCGCTATCAAGGACATGTACGACGACACCCGATCTGGCCTTGAGCCCGCTGGAGCCCTCTCCATCGCCGGTCTCAAGAAATACGTCTCCCAGAACCCCTCAAACGACTCGAAGCGAAACCTCATTGCCGTCACATCAGGCGCCAACATGAACTTTGACCGTCTGAGATTCGTCGCTGAGCGTGCTACCATGGGTGAGGGTAAGGAGGCTTTGCTTGCGGTGCAGATTCCCGAACAACCTGGAGCATTCTccgagctcatcaacaacatcatgcCCCATGCCGTTACCGAGTTTACCTACCGATACTCGACAGACGAAGTCGCCAACATCCTCATTGGTGTGTCCCTGACCGCTCCCGCCCACCAGCGATCAGAGGAACTCCGCTCTCTCATGGACCGCATCCAATCCAACAACATGAACGTAACCGATCTATCACAAGATGAGCTTGCAAAGAGTCACATTCGATACCTCGTCGGCGGTCGATCCGGTGTTCCCAACGAGCGACTATACATGTTCACCTTCCCCGAGAGACCTGGAGCCCTCGAGAAGTTCCTCGTGACACTTCGACCCAAGTTCAACATCAGCCTGTTCCAGTACCGCAACTACGGCGGTGATGTGGGTAAGATTGTTACTGGCATCTTATGTCCTGACGACGAGGTTCCTGAGCTGGAGTCATTTTTGCGCAAGATCGGATACCCCTATGAAGACTGCACCAACTCGCAAGTGTTCAAGACATTCCTGCGTACTTAG
- a CDS encoding homocitrate synthase, mitochondrial translates to MCGTENGSVGAAPHPAQNANNPATSVYSQVQDFLSNTNRYKIIESTLREGEQFSNAFFTRENKVKIATMLSDFGVDYIELTSPVSSQASYDDCKHICSLGLKAKILTHVRCNMDDAKRAVECGVDGVDLVIGTSSFLREYSHGKSMEMIQKTAIEVIEYVKSQGVEVRFSSEDSFRSDLVDILALYKAVDKAGVNRVGIADTVGGATPRMVYDLVRTLRGKRETHFHDDTGCAVANAVTALEGGATHVDTSVLGIGERNGITPLGALMARMVVTAPEYTKTHYKLPKLKEIEEYVASVVQVNIPFNNPITGFCAFTHKAGIHAKAILANPSTYEIIDPALFGLTRYVNITSRITGWNAVKGRISQLGLDGPGGFETDDQIKEVTAKIKQMADSEQPFPVQGLSFVRPLAIDDADSIIHAYHLGLQGQSEQQNASEQKEA, encoded by the exons ATGTGCGGTACCGAGAATGGATCAGTCGGGGCTGCCCCGCACCCAGCCCAGAATGCCAATAACCCAGCAACATCGGTCTACAGCCAGGTCCAGGACTTCCtgagcaacaccaacagaTACAA GATCATTGAGTCTACTCTTCGTGAGGGAGAGCAATTCAGCAATGCGTTCTTCACAAGAgagaacaaggtcaagattgCGACCATGCTCAG CGACTTCGGTGTTGACTACATTGAGCTCACAAGCCCAGTCAGCTCACAAGCCTCATATGATGACTGCAAGCACATTTGCTCGCTTGGCCTTAAG GCCAAGATCCTGACACATGTGCGATGTAACA TGGATGATGCCAAGCGCGCGGTG GAATGCGGAGTGGACGGTGTTGATTTAGTCATCGGTACCTCGTCCTTTTTGCGTGAGTATTCACATGGTAAGAGTATGGAAATGATCCAGAAGACAGCCATTGAGGTTATCGAATATGTCAAGTC GCAAGGAGTTGAAGTCCGTTTCTCGTCCGAAGATTCTTTCCGATCCGATCTCGTCGACATCCTTGCCCTCTATAAGGCTGT TGACAAGGCTGGTGTGAACCGCGTTGGCATTGCTGATACTGTGGGAGGCGCTACCCCACGAATGGTCTACGATCTCGTCCGAACGCTCCGAGGCAA GCGTG AGACACATTTCCACGACGATACTGGCTGCGCAGTTGC GAACGCTGTCACCGCCCTTGAAGGAGGAGCTACGCACGTTGATACATCAGTTCTTGGTATCGGTGAAC GAAACGGAATCACTCCATT GGGTGCATTGATGGCTCGCATGGTCGTGACTGCACCAGAGTACACCAAGACACACTACAAGCTtcccaagctcaaggagattgaggagtATGTTGCAAGTGTCGTTCAAGTCAACATCCCTTTCAACAATCCCATCACTGGCTTCTGT GCTTTCACGCACAAGGCCGGTATTCACGCCAAGG CTATTCTGGCGAACCCCTCTACTTACGAG ATTATTGACCCTGCGCTGTTTGGAT TGACTCGTTATGTCAACATTACCTCAAGAATCACCGGATGGAACGCCGTCAAGGGCAGAAT TTCTCAATTGGGTCTGGATGGACCTGGCGGCTTTGAAACTGATGACCAAATCAAGGAAGT TAccgccaagatcaagcaaATGGCCGATAGTGAGCAACCATTCCCTGTTCA AGGTCTTTCTTTCGTTCGTCCACTTGCCATCGACGACGCAGACTCGATCATCCACGCATACCACCTCGGCCTTCAGGGTCAGAGTGAGCAGCAGAACGCTAGTGAGCAGAAGGAGGCTTGA
- a CDS encoding hypothetical protein (At least one base has a quality score < 10), which yields MAWLRIIAGIASLLTIVQPISAAPSREGAHKEYCPVLYNEPPTNCRPLPETFLTFSSKPSDTTPANTQILEDALSALSALQDHFFEPDYATWPSAIDWTAAVAGTVVAGMLTTLSKAIDSIDLAGIDDWRVKENIIATFYAQLVGSYFGQDVLSIRGQAYDDILWVALGWIEAIKFVRTHADLHYPKIKSGGVSERSNLREVIESMPWQGYNWFSSFAHRSRIFWNLATHGWETKFCNGGMVWNPRLNPYKNAITNELWVAASISMYEHFPGDNFTAPWLNSAAFPGNDPAHLEAAMRGYKWLIDVNMTNSLGLFVDGYHIDSTKPGNTNCDLRDEMVYTYNQGVLLTGQRGLWSVSGSASYLEDGHRLIQSVIRATGWNLKENKPVDDLKHLGPGQLPLWYGLGRGGILEEQCDASSTCSQDGQTFKGIFFHHFTAFCSPLELLVAKQGRTIDPRGYRRVKGIHADACQSYLGWVKHNAHAAMKTRNDDGLFGMWWGAGIYGALPTLDTDGIDHAAENATDYRNQGTPDDETWGGLHRWTPGTGHWSPSGPKSDQHIMDSVGEDLVPRDGRHSPREVKMKGQDPNERGRGRTVETQVGGIALLRAYWELSQSFEQ from the exons ATGGCCTGGCTTAGAATCATCGCTGGTATCGCTAGCTTGCTCACTATCGTCCAGCCCATATCAGCTGCACCCAGCCGTGAGGGCGCTCACAAAGAGTACTGCCCCGTTCTCTATAACGAACCACCAACCAACTGCCGTCCTCTTCCTGAAACATTTTTGACTTTCTCTTCGAAGCCCTCTGATACTACACCAGCAAACACTCAGATTCTTGAGGATGCGCTCAGTGCTCTTtcagctcttcaagaccacTTCTTTGAACCGGATTACGCAACATGGCCATCTGCTATAGACTGGACTGCTGCTGTTGCAGGAACAGTCGTGGCTGGAATGCTCACCACTCTGTCCAAGGCTATCGATTCGATCGACCTTGCTGGTATTGATGATTGGAGGGTGAAAGAGAACATCATCGCGACTTTCTATGCGCAGCTTGTGGGTTCGTACTTTGGACAAGATGTGCTGTCAATCAGAGGCCAG GCTTACGACGACATATTATGGGTCGCTCTTGGCTGGATCGAGGCCATCAAATTCGTGAGAACTCACGCTGATCTTCACTACCCCAAGATAAAATCCGGGGGAGTTTCTGAGAGAAGTAATTTAAGGGAAGTCATCGAATCTATGCCATGGCAGGGCTACAACTGGTTCTCATCTTTTGCGCACCGCTCTCGCATCTTCTGGAACCTGGCAACTCACGGGTGGGAGACAAAGTTCTGCAATGGAGGCATGGTCTGGAATCCTCGCTTGAACCCATACAAAAACGCCATCACGAATGAGCTATGGGTGGCCGCCTCGATCTCCATGTATGAGCACTTTCCTGGCGACAACTTCACTGCACCATGGCTAAACAGTGCTGCATTCCCGGGTAACGACCCTGCACATCTGGAGGCCGCCATGCGAGGGTACAAGTGGCTCATCGATGTCAACATGACCAACTCCCTGGGCCTATTTGTGGATGGATATCACATCGATAGCACCAAGCCCGGTAACACGAATTGCGATCTTCGAGACGAGATGGTGTACACGTATAACCAAGGTGTCTTGCTGACAGGCCAACGAGGTCTGTGGTCTGTCAGTGGAAGCGCATCGTATCTGGAAGATGGGCATCGTCTGATCCAGTCCGTCATCAGAGCTACAGGATGGAATCTGAAGGAGAACAAGCCTGTCGATGATCTGAAACACTTGGGTCCCGGTCAGTTACCTCTATGGTATGGACTTGGCCGAGGAGGTATCCTGGAAGAACAGTGCGATGCTAGTAGCACCTGCTCCCAGGACGGCCAGACTTTCAAgggcatcttcttccatcacTTCACAGCATTCTGTAGTCCTCTTGAACTTCTAGTCGCCAAGCAGGGCAGAACAATCGATCCCCGGGGATACCGACGTGTGAAAGGCATTCACGCAGATGCATGCCAGTCATACTTGGGCTGGGTCAAACATAACGCCCATGCAGCTATGAAGACTCGCAATGACGATGGCCTTTTTGGCATGTGGTGGGGAGCTGGCATCTATGGTGCTCTCCCAACACTGGATACCGACGGTATCGACCACGCCGCAGAGAACGCAACCGACTACCGCAACCAAGGAACGCCTGATGACGAGACTTGGGGTGGACTTCACCGATGGACTCCAGGTACAGGACACTGGTCACCTTCAGGGCCGAAGTCTGACCAGCATATTATGGACAGTGTTGGGGAGGACCTTGTACCTCGCGACGGAAGACATTCACCTCgagaggtgaagatgaagggaCAGGATCCCAATGAACGGGGCCGGGGGCGGACTGTTGAGACACAGGTTGGAGGAATTGCGCTGCTTAGAGCATATTGGGAGCTTTCTCAATCATTTGAACAATGA